gtctcccccccccccccccccgggttgATTCAGGAAGCAGAACGTTGGCAACGGCGGGcacaggcggcggcggcggcggcgttccggagtgggcggggcctgggcgCCAGGCTCCAGGGCGCACGCGCACGCGCCGGGCGGACCGAGCGGCCCCCTTGGCGCACCTGCGCACGGAGAGCGGCCGCGAGAGGGCGGGGCCTGTCTCCTCGGGTCCTCCCGCGCTCGGGGCATTGTGGGACGGTGGCGGAGCTAGCTGTGCGTTGGAGGCCCTGAGCTGGACGGCTGGCTGCTGGGCCGGGGAGACCCAGCCGCTTCAGGGGACGCCGAGGTGGAGGAGACGGGCGCCGGCTCTCGGGGTCGCGCTGCAGCCGCCGGGGCTGCGGAGGCCTTTCCCCACCCCGTCCCGCCGGCgcgcgtgtgtctgtgtgtgcgtgcgtgtgtgtgtgtgcgtgtgtaacCCGCGGCGACTCCCCTCGTCGCCCCTGCTCCCTCGGAGGCGCCTGCGCAGGCCTCGCGTCGGCCGCCGAGCTCTGCCGTGGAACGAGCGCGCCGACTTTGTCGCGACGCCCCGAACTCGTCGACGCTCGGcggtgaggcagggggattcccTGTGACCGGAGGGCGCTTGCGCGGCTCCGCGCGAGCTCCGGCCCAGGCGCCTGCGCGGgggccccccacccctccccacctccccaccctccccacccccggcgCCGCCCCCGCCCCTCATAGCCGGCCCCTCGGCAGGGCCGGAGCCgccggcggcggggcggcgggggcgCCCCGATGAGCCCCGAGTGCGAGGAGCCGCCGCCCCCTCCGCGCAGGTGAGCACCGCGGCCGCCCTCTCACGCCGTCCGAGTTCTTGCCTCCCCGTCCCCCGGAGCAGCCCCCCGGGTCGCTTAGTAGCCTCCCCGAGGCTCCCAGCCACTTGTCAGTGTCGTCAAGTCTATTTCCTGTCGCCGGGCCCGTGTCTGCCTCGCTGTCATcgtccccaccccaccttccgCGCCCCCCCCGAGGGTCCCCGCTGAGTCTCGGGGACTCTCCGTCCTTGCcgccctcccctcttctccctgcgTGCAGCCCACCACCCCCATTTCTCCCCGCGGGGATCTGCGTCCCCTCCACCTAGCCTTCTGACTCAGCTCCCCTGGGACTCCTCGGGCCCACTGCCCCGTCGTCGTCTCCCTCCTCCCGAGCGCCTTCCTCTTTTCTGCCTCCCGCCTTCTCGTCTCCCGGGTCGCCCCTTTTCATTCTCATCAGCATGGCCTGGGCTCGGGAAGGCAAGATCGAGCAGGTTTTCCCTTCACCGTGGCCGGGGCCCGTCCTGTCCCTGGCTGTCCCTAGCGCCCCGTGGCGAGGAGGCCCTTGGCAGGCACTGTTCTTGGGTGCATTCGTGGGCACTAGTGTGAGCGGAGTGAGGCCTGTTGAGGGCAGGCCCTGGTGGCTTGGGGCTGGGTCCGGGAGGGGGTGGTGAGCAGGAGGTCCTGGCACTGTGTCTGCCCGGGGAGCCACAGGCAGAGTTGGGCAGTCACAATGACTGTGTGTTGTGATGGTGGTAACCCAGGGTGCTGTGGCCGCAGAGTGGGAGGGACTGACTGGTGCGACCGGCCCGATGGGTGGGGATGGGTGGCTTTTCTCTCGAGGAAGGCCGAGGCGGAGTTGACAGATCCAGAGTGGGAAGAAGGGCTTTCCAGGTGGAGGAAACAGCACGTGCAAATATGTGAAGGTGGGAGCACTGAAGGAGTCAGGAGTCCGTGGGGTGACGCGGGGTGACATGTCGAGAGGGTAAAGGGCAGAATGCCTTGGCTGGGACGTGTGTCCAGGGCCTTCGCTGACCTGTTCGAGGTCTCCTCTTTTTCCCCCCTTCAGTGGTGGTACTGGGGCTCAAACCCAAGGTTTCCTGCTGCTGGCAAACGACTCTTACCTCTGAGCAGCAGTCCAGCCTAAGCCTCCCTCCCCTATGACTTTTAAGTTGTGAGACAGTATCTTACTACGTTATTTAGACTTGCCCTGAACTCGGTCTGCAGAGCCAGTGGGATATCGACTcgacaatcctcctgtctcagtcttccaagtagCTGAGGTTACATGTTTATGTTACTAGGCCAAGGTGGTTAGGGTCTTCTTGATCACTCTTAATATACAGAGGCAACTTTACTGAGGGCGTGCTACCGTTAACACCTCCCTGGAAGGCAAGATGTTTCTGGAAAGGAAGCTGAATTGTATGTCAGGTGTGGTATGGGTTGACGGTTGTAAAACTGTAACGGGTTGCTTCCATCTTAAAGGCAAGGTCCTGTCAGCACCAAAGCCAACGTTGCAGGGGCTGGGTTGCTTCAACAGTACACTCTAATGTGTGCATTTTGAATACCTAATGTGGACAGTTTACATGGGAGCACTTGCCATGTTCTGCCACATACACTTGGAGTTGTCTTGTGCTGTTTAAAGTGGCTTCtcctgtggggttttttgttgtttattttctggtAGCCTTTGCCTAATTCGATCATTTCCCCAAGTTCAGTGACTCTAGTCCTCTAGTTTTGGGATTGGGATAATGGGGAATTATTTAGAGCAGGATCTTTTGTGAGTTAGATCTAGGTTCGAGTCCTGGCTCTTGCCTTTCCAAGTGGTTTGTTCTTGGAGAAGCTATACAGGCATTCTGTACCTGTTTGTTTTGTGTAAGTGGGCCAGCAGGAGGGCTCTCTGTGTGGGGTGGTTTGGGGATTGAGTGCAGGGTTTGCAGGTGCCTGTCAGAGGGTAAGGCACAGCAAGCGCACCGCATCGGGAGCTCTTAGATTTCCATGTCTTCGTAGTTCTCAGTAGGTATGATGTGTCCTTTAGGGGACATTTGGCACTGTTTGGAGACCTCTGGTTGTCGACTACAGGAGATAGGAGGAGGTATGTGTATCCCACCCAGGAATGCTCTCACTTGTCTTCTGATATACAGGGCAAATAACTGTCCAGTCCCAAATGCGTGGTGTGaatgggggagggagcaggggaaCACTGCTACCCTGCTTTATTGCTTAAACATCTTGTGTACTTTGTGCTTCTATGTGATGTGAGCTGTTGAGTATTTTCCTTTATATCCATCCTCTttggttgtttgcttttgttgggtCATGTGGCCTCTTTTATTCCATTGAAGGAAAGCAacctcatcctttttttttccccctactttGGGATCTCTGGCCAAGTGACCTTCAGAGAtcactttcttctctctggctTCAGTTTCCATTAATCCAATAagtacttttactttttattttgaaccaGAGTCTTGTGTAGATCcacctggtctcaaactcactatgtagccaagggtgacttatttctatcctcctgtctctacttccctaaTATTAGGATGGCGGTGGTGGTCCACTGTTGGAATTCTAACTCAGTGCcgtgtgcatgctagacaaacaccTTGGCAGATGAACTACATCCCCAACCGCCAACAAGCACTTTGGTTTTGTATCTGGCAGTATGTTAGATCCTAGGTGACATCTCTAGAGAGTGTCAGGTGCCTGGACATAGCTGTCTTTTCCTCACAGCTGAGGCATATATGCGCTCATAGAGTGACTAAAGGGATGCTTTGAATGGCGGCTTGATGGGGGGTGGATTTTTGGAGGAAGTGGTGTCAGTGTAGAGGCCTGAAAGTCTCAGGAGGAGGTAGTCAGACCCAGAGCTCGCAGGGCAGGTAGAGGGTACAGCCCCCATCCTGAGAGCAGTCAGTCTGGCTCAGCTGCTGAGTGCTTCTGCCGTTAGACTTGCTGCAAGAGAGAGCTGAGCGGCCTGGGTGCTTAGAGTTGGTGCCCAGTACTGGCTGGGGGGAGGCACACCCATGACTGACCAGGACTTTTTCTTTGCACATCAGTTTTATGAACTCTTCTCCAGGAAGGGCTGCCTTACAGTAACCTCACTGTAAGATATttctcagaagaggaaacagactcAGTGGAATTAGGTCCTTGGCTTTCATTTTGGAGAGAGAAAATTCCAACCCTGGTCAGGTGTAGTGGTATGTTCTTATAATCTTAGCTTCttaggaatctgaggcaggaggatcagttgagcttgggagtttgaggccagtctggacaaaCACATggagatttgaacttaggtctttcaaagtttagtttagtttaattttgagataggatcttgctttatagcccaggctttTCTCAACTTCCCAAGTCCTGGCCCATCAGTCCTGGTTTCCCCTCTGTGTTTCTAGGGGCTATTGCACATCTCTTCAGTAGGCTGTTCCGTTTCCCCTTTAAACCTGTGGGCCACTCCAGTGGATGAGTGCTGAGTATAAACCTTCTAGTCTTCTCCCCAGTCCTTAGCCGAGTATCCTTACATTCTGTTTTCTAATCACACCTCCTATGGGGTTGGGtcagagtttctgtttcctctgggtGGTTCTAGGATCTGAGGGGTAGGCCCATGCCCATGGTGGTTCTCCGTCTTCTACCCCTCAGGCTTTCCTAAGCCATGGGAAAGTCCCAGCTCATTGTTGCACGTGGCCAGGCCTTTCTGCAGTGGCTCCCTCTCTAAACGGTTGCCCCCGTGCTTGTTTTGCCAGGGTGATGGTGTGCTCTGAAGGCCACCTTGCAGAGCCTGCCCAGAGGTGGTTAGGTTGCTGTTATTGTCTCCTTATCCCTGGTATTAAGTGTCCCAAACCCCTTTTCCAGATTTGGCCAGGAGCTGGCTGTGGCATTAAAAAATAGAGGCATGATCCACCCAGCCTTTTAAGGAGCTAGCAGGTCTGCTGCTGGTAGCACAGTTTCCTTTCCTCCTAGAACAGCCAGCTGGCCTGGGGGTCTGTCCTGATTCTGGAACCTCTGGGCAGCTCTTCTGAAAGCCCTCCCAAAGGGTTCTCTGCCCTTGTCTCCCAAGCTGGAGGGGTTGGGGGTAGTTAGGGCAAGTATGGAAGAATCGGCAGATCAAGAACCTGCCCGTGGGTTTCCTGGTAGACAGTGTTAGAGCTACAGCGGTGGCTGCAGCAGCAGTGGGGACAGGCGGGGACCACCCTCAGGTCTCGTCTGCGCCAGGGAGGAGCAGGTGCGGTGACTGGCAGACTCCTGAGGGGGACAGCTAGCGTCCTAGACCGTAGAACAGCACAACAAACAAGAAGCCAGAGCTGCTCATGTTGGAGCTCATggaggagaggcagagcagcTTTCGTTTCTAATggcttcctttctcatttataaTTTCCCTTCCTTCCGTTAGCAGCCAGTCTTGGTTTTCAAACCGTCTCTAAAACCAGTGGTTGTCACTTCCGTTTTCATGAAGTTGCTGAAAGTTacacagggtgggggtggcagggtgtgtggtgctgaggatctgaatgATCTGAAGAAAGTGCCTAAGTCACGGGCAACTGCTGGGAGCCCCTGCTTTTCTGTTTGAGCACTGTCCCCCTGGTGTAGTGACGgtctctcccttctcctgcttGAAAGTGTCTGAGCATGGTCTCAGGGCAGCCTGTGGAAGGGTTTGTTTGCCCTACTGCATCAGGACCTGCCTTCCACCTGCATCCCTTCCGCATGAACCCCATACTGACCATTACCTCTAGACTTGTTCCAGTGGCCCCCTACCCCGTTCTCTGGGAAGCCAGCGTGGGGAGAGAATCCCAACCTCTTCACTGGGACAGGTGGTAAGGTTGGAGTAGAGATGGGGATTTTGAGGGGTTGTGAACTAACCGTACCCTCTAACCAGGCATCTTAGAAGTGAGTTTCTGTCAAAAGACTGTAGCATGTCGTATGGATTCTGATCTGTCTCTTGGTAGCTGTGTGGTTCTCTTCCTTGGACCCCTTTTCTAAATAGATTCTGTTGTCAAATGGAACTGACAATGATTCTTTCCCTTTTGTCTTGGTGTGAAGACAACATTCTGAAAGACTCGGTCCTGGCGATAACCACAGATGATGGCTTGGCCTTGCTCCTGACCTGTCTCGGACTGtggagaaggttttttttttttttgtgttctcCAAACAGCTCCACTTCaccacatttattttgtgtgtgcgagtgtgcatgtacacacacttttaccactgtgtgtgtgtgtagaagtctgAGGACACTTGCAAgaatcagttctgtccttccacacGTGGGAGCCAGGGATTGAACTCCGATTGGTAGTTTTGGCGGCAGCAAAGTGCGTTTTCCTGttggccatctcaccagccctaagcCCCACTGTATTAGTAGGGAAGTGTGTCGCTAGCACATGCTCATGAATCTGCCCACCACCCTCTGCATGGAATTCTGCTGGCCACCCTGAAAAAAGCCTTCATCACTACATTCAGTGAGACTCTTCCGTGCTTCTCAATTGGGTGTTTCTAAGAGTCCACCTGGCCCTCTGTCTATCCTCTGGGATCCTCTGGGCTCCCTATCAACTCTCACAGTGCATatcctttctctgttctgtgaaCTTGTTGACTGGTCTGCTTGGTGACCCTTCTCCAACCAGGCCTGGCCCAGGCGTTGACTCCTAGCTGTAAGATAGGCAGTCCCCAGTGAGGGTTGTGCTGCAGGCCTAGGTGGGCACAGTGTAAGCCTCCTGCCCAGAGTGTAGCTAGGACTGCCTACCGGGTGTAGAGGCCATAACGGCCCATCTCAACGTGCCTCTGCACCACTGAGGCTCCTTAAGCATCTGCCATCTTCTCACCACACAGACTTGACAGAGTGGGCTTTCTTATCTCAAGGGTGTCGGTAGTGAGGGGTGAGGAAAGGGTGGTCTGAGCTCTCCAGGCACAGCTTTGGTGAGCTTCCCTCCTTCAGGCCAGCAGGTACTTTGTTGGCTGTGGTCTGGCCTCAATATAGTGGCCCTGGGCAGGTTTTGTTTCTGCATCAATGGTTTTGttgacatatttattatttatttgccgCCCAGTTTTTCCATGTAAAGAGTACAAGTCAGTGGTTCTGAGTACATCCATAACTTTGTATAACCATCGGcacaatcatttttatttcatgctatttttttttctcatagttttttaactttttttttttttttttttttgaagatgggGGCTGGTactgaactcattatgtagtcaaaattgattttaaacatctagatcctcctgcctcagcctctcaagtgctcagattacaagAATGCACCATTGTGCCTGGctgagttttaaaatgttaagaacaaaaaaaaaaaaaaaaaaaaaaaaaaatcacctcaaaAGGAAACTGTCCCCTTAAGCAATTCCAGTTCCTCTAGTTCCTTAAAACTCGTAATCTCTCTTCAGTCACTGTGGATGTTTGTCTGTTCTGGACGCTTCATAGAATCCCTCACTGCCATGTGAAACGGCCTCCTGTGGAGAGAGGCTCCACGTTCATGGAGGTGAACTTCTTGTTGCTTCCCACCACGTGGTCTTCAGCCGGAAATCAGCAGTCATGATTAATGTGGCGGTTACCCCTTGAGATTATTCTAGTCCTAGGTATGCGCAGATCAGGAGacctgtctgcccccccccccccccccccgcgagTGTTCTTCCGGGCTGGTGAGTCCCCTGTGCAGTGAATGTTTTCTGTGACAAGTGCTTGGTTGGCCTGTGAGTTGCCCTTAGTGAGGAAGTAGGAAAGGTCTGCACAACACGTGTTTCTTATGAAGGAGGAGTTCCTTCACCGTCACCCCACATCTAGGATAACACTCGCAGCACCTGCATTGACCCTGGGACTAGCCTGTCCCTTCCCAACCTGCCTTGAGTGACCTTGTACCTCCTTCTCCTGGACTTCCTCCCTTTGGCCTTGATGGAATGGAGCCAAGGGGTGGTAGTGATTTTACTTTATGAATTTCAGACtggcagtctcctgcctcagggGCTGAAACCTTGTGACAGCATGGTTTGGCAACATGAAATATGTCTTTTCAGTTAATATTTGTGAGCATTTACAACTAAAGGGTAAGGTTCTGTGTCAGGCAGTATCCCGTGTACTCTTGTAACATAGGAAGACTTTGGAAGAAtagtctaaatttttttttatttattttgtattttttagatttttaagttttatgtatatgagtgtttggtctttatttatgtctgtgcactacatgtgtgcctagtccctgtggaggccagaagagggcattgggtccccaggaactggagttacagacagttgtgagctgccatatgggtgctgcgaattgaacccgagtcctctggaagagcaagtacTCCAAACCACTGAGTGGTCTTCAGCCTctgcagtcttttttttctttttttttaaagatttatttatttatttatttatttatttatttatttatttatcaatcatgtatacaatgttctgcctgcatgtatacctgcaggccagaagagggcgcagatctcactacagatggttgtgagccaccatgtggttgctgggaattgaactcaggacctctgcaagagcagccagtgctcttaaacgctgagccatctctccagcccatcccctGCAGTCTTTATTGTCAGGACAGGTAGCTACAAGGGCTTGTTATTGTGTGATAATCTTCTTTCTGGATAGCAGTAAGTGAGCTCTATAGAGGTCAGAGCAAGTGGACCAAGGCTGGGAAAGCCCCTGTGCAAGGAGAATGCTTAATAAGAGACCCTGAAgaatgagaagaagccagcacTGGGACAGCCCGCTGAGGGAGACCAAGGCTCAGCGTGTTTGGGAACAGAACGGAATGCAGTGTGTCCAGGGCGAGGGAGGAATGCAGCATGGAGAAGGCtggggtaggtaggtaggtaggttcCAAGCAGTGCTGGAGAGCAGCATCTGGAGTCCATGGGGCTCCGATGTCTCTTCAGAAAGCTCTCACTGGCCGCCTGTAGTGGAGGAGCTCTTCTCCCTAGGACTGGACTCGGGTTGCCAATCAGTGTCTCTTGGGAAATAATGAGGTCTGTGCAAGAGGAGATCAGTTAGGCAGAGAGCGTCTGGTGTCTGTGTGCCAAGCTGTGGGCACTCCTGGCTGGAGCTGTTCTGTGTTATTTTATCCAGCGTGCCTGGGGCAGCAGTGGCCTCTCCCTCGGGTGGTTGACAAGCCAGCAGGAGACAAGTGAAGAGCAGAAGTTGTGGTCAGGCCTTAACTGTAGCAAGAATCCCACAGAtgctgtccctgggaggcctcataacttcctgggattcagTTCTTTCCGTCCTGTGTGATGCGATGCTGTGGCTTGTTGGATCTGTGTACCCAGTGCATGTTGTTGAGTAAGTAGCTGGTAGCACAGGCTGGAACTTCGTTGTTGTCTTGAGAGGAGCAAGGCATTAGTGCAGGTCAGGGGCTCAGGGCAGTGCTGCCAGCTGGTTAGTACCCAGGGTATTCTGGTCTCAGCTAGTTATTGGAGTCAGGGCTTGATAGCTACGCTATTCTCCTGCCGAACTCTTTATCATCATGGGTTTCTTTGGGCCCTGCTTAGTTACT
The sequence above is drawn from the Peromyscus leucopus breed LL Stock chromosome 1, UCI_PerLeu_2.1, whole genome shotgun sequence genome and encodes:
- the LOC119087302 gene encoding vegetative cell wall protein gp1-like, whose amino-acid sequence is MAPFTYLHVLFPPPGKPFFPLWICQLRLGLPREKSHPSPPIGPVAPVSPSHSAATAPWVTTITTHSHCDCPTLPVAPRADTVPGPPAHHPLPDPAPSHQGLPSTGLTPLTLVPTNAPKNSACQGPPRHGALGTARDRTGPGHGEGKTCSILPSRAQAMLMRMKRGDPGDEKAGGRKEEGAREEGDDDGAVGPRSPRGAESEG